The Candidatus Uhrbacteria bacterium genome has a segment encoding these proteins:
- a CDS encoding bifunctional (p)ppGpp synthetase/guanosine-3',5'-bis(diphosphate) 3'-pyrophosphohydrolase, protein MPGTLEQARLLVAERIPGTRKGSDEPAYIHSTRVSDALARFGFSEEVVIAGMLHDIVEDGATSLDDLRGFGFSERIIELVRLCTHDDMIEGGDRRWIKMMAGLIDADDKDAWAIKIADLTDNVKSSDTLAEDRRLLMRQAKAPFLLRLSWQQMGETALWKELKQSVSAKSL, encoded by the coding sequence ATGCCCGGTACGCTTGAACAAGCCAGACTTCTGGTCGCGGAACGAATCCCCGGAACCCGCAAAGGTTCCGATGAGCCCGCCTATATCCATTCCACCCGCGTGAGCGATGCGCTCGCGCGGTTTGGATTTTCAGAAGAAGTCGTCATCGCTGGAATGTTGCATGACATTGTCGAGGATGGAGCGACGTCGCTCGACGACCTGCGTGGGTTTGGTTTTTCTGAACGCATCATCGAGCTCGTCCGGCTTTGCACGCATGATGACATGATCGAGGGAGGGGACAGACGCTGGATCAAGATGATGGCAGGCCTGATCGATGCGGACGATAAAGATGCTTGGGCAATCAAAATTGCTGATCTTACGGATAACGTAAAATCCTCGGATACCTTGGCCGAGGATCGTCGTCTATTGATGCGGCAAGCAAAAGCACCATTCCTACTCCGCCTTTCCTGGCAACAAATGGGAGAAACAGCTCTATGGAAGGAGCTTAAACAATCGGTCTCCGCAAAATCTTTGTAG
- a CDS encoding prohibitin family protein, with translation MKNLSIGLIVAIILAAILFILVWPFGTVGAGERGIQLRWGAVTGKVLNEGLYIRIPFADRIEIMDVKIQKEEVIATAASKDLQTVESKVALNYHIDPARVANIYQEIGINYNIRLIDPALQESVKSTTAKYTAEELITRREEVRDAIRAHLVEKLQPRGILIDDFNIVDFQFSASFDAAIELKVTAEQSALAAKNKLEQIKFEAEQQIAEARGKAEALRIESAALQSSPQILELRALEKWDGKLPSVMGSGATPFINVGSVVR, from the coding sequence ATGAAAAACCTCTCCATCGGCCTGATCGTCGCGATCATCCTGGCCGCTATTCTATTCATCCTCGTCTGGCCCTTCGGCACCGTCGGCGCCGGTGAGCGTGGTATCCAGCTCCGCTGGGGTGCTGTGACCGGAAAAGTGCTTAACGAAGGCCTTTATATCCGCATTCCGTTTGCTGACCGCATCGAGATCATGGACGTCAAAATCCAGAAAGAAGAGGTCATCGCCACCGCCGCTTCCAAGGACTTGCAAACCGTCGAGAGCAAGGTCGCCTTGAACTACCACATCGACCCGGCCCGCGTCGCCAACATCTATCAGGAGATCGGCATCAACTATAATATTCGCTTGATCGACCCAGCCCTCCAGGAATCCGTTAAGTCGACAACGGCCAAATACACCGCAGAAGAATTGATCACGCGCCGCGAGGAAGTCCGCGACGCCATCCGTGCCCATCTCGTTGAGAAGCTTCAGCCGCGCGGCATTCTCATCGATGACTTCAACATCGTCGACTTCCAATTCTCCGCCTCCTTTGACGCCGCCATTGAATTAAAAGTAACCGCAGAACAATCCGCCCTCGCCGCCAAGAACAAGCTTGAGCAGATCAAGTTTGAGGCCGAGCAGCAGATCGCAGAAGCTCGCGGTAAAGCCGAGGCTCTCCGCATCGAGTCCGCCGCCCTTCAGTCATCTCCGCAAATTCTCGAGCTTCGCGCTTTGGAAAAGTGGGACGGCAAACTCCCATCCGTCATGGGTTCTGGCGCCACGCCATTCATCAACGTAGGCAGCGTAGTCCGTTAA
- a CDS encoding GIY-YIG nuclease family protein — protein sequence MNCYFVYIMTNSGHTTLYVGVTNNLERRVSEHREGKAGSFTTKYKISKLVWYIETSDVTSAIQEEKRIKGGSRQKKIQLIESLNPKWEELLPT from the coding sequence ATGAATTGCTACTTTGTTTACATCATGACGAATTCAGGGCATACGACGCTGTATGTCGGCGTTACAAATAACTTGGAAAGAAGGGTGTCCGAGCATCGGGAAGGAAAAGCAGGCTCATTTACTACTAAGTACAAAATTTCCAAATTAGTCTGGTATATAGAAACGAGCGACGTGACCTCCGCAATACAAGAAGAAAAACGTATTAAGGGCGGCTCACGACAAAAGAAAATTCAACTCATAGAATCGCTTAATCCTAAATGGGAGGAGCTGCTTCCGACCTAG
- a CDS encoding transglycosylase SLT domain-containing protein translates to MRPWISLLFISVSVFAGLASVASAQDVLILQMKDGSFYNPTSGKAAPTREALLQMLGASSVSSTLVTPDPIVIAPEPVLPPLIAAIDKGQAMLRDEIAAQGLQGRIRGPVIGQDAPREVTLAVWDKETGNTDLVRGVKKGKELVLTSPSPSNISIKRSNWINSDYQSEDPTHLVVAVRYPIHYEIKEGKKVIAYETEQVVYTPYSTTLHQPEIIARGKKVVDDLIANALTDLRTRGIKSRAQPDKLVADVIDTELLTSIAVIEHTDSSALRRDPAAAVERVYATIGLNPGVAYNYSRSSAGALGLFQFIPSTYNSLAKQGYGLKQNFEDGMRDHENAMKAAAIYMDIILSQFPADVRAANTNFKTFEYIAAGYNGGYGRVRRAIQIWEDQINGVLKPHEILRRARLQPETIDYVKKLRNALPVLRQDRLVRMSTAPVITP, encoded by the coding sequence ATGCGACCTTGGATATCCTTGCTGTTTATCAGCGTCTCCGTTTTTGCCGGATTGGCGTCCGTAGCTTCTGCTCAAGACGTCCTAATTCTGCAAATGAAAGACGGTTCTTTTTACAACCCTACGAGCGGAAAAGCAGCGCCTACACGAGAAGCTTTGCTTCAAATGCTGGGCGCTTCTTCTGTTTCGTCGACGCTCGTAACTCCGGATCCGATTGTCATAGCTCCAGAACCGGTGCTCCCGCCGCTCATCGCAGCTATTGATAAGGGCCAAGCCATGCTTCGCGATGAAATTGCTGCGCAAGGTCTGCAAGGGCGTATTCGCGGGCCAGTCATCGGACAAGATGCTCCGCGTGAAGTGACGCTTGCCGTTTGGGACAAGGAAACGGGCAACACCGATCTCGTTCGGGGAGTGAAAAAAGGGAAAGAGCTGGTACTTACTTCCCCAAGCCCTTCCAATATCTCAATAAAGCGGTCCAATTGGATCAATTCCGATTATCAGAGCGAGGATCCGACGCATCTCGTTGTTGCGGTCCGTTATCCGATCCACTACGAGATCAAAGAAGGAAAAAAAGTGATTGCGTATGAAACCGAGCAAGTCGTTTACACGCCCTACTCAACGACGCTGCATCAGCCGGAGATTATCGCACGCGGAAAGAAAGTTGTAGACGATTTGATTGCCAACGCACTCACCGATTTGCGTACGCGAGGCATTAAGTCGCGTGCCCAGCCAGATAAGCTGGTTGCCGATGTGATCGATACGGAGCTATTAACTTCGATCGCCGTCATTGAGCATACCGACTCTTCTGCTTTGCGCCGTGATCCAGCAGCGGCCGTCGAGCGTGTTTATGCAACCATCGGCTTGAATCCGGGCGTTGCATACAACTATTCCCGTTCATCTGCGGGTGCGCTCGGTTTGTTTCAGTTCATCCCTTCCACGTACAACTCGCTCGCCAAACAAGGGTACGGCCTCAAACAAAATTTTGAAGATGGGATGCGTGATCACGAGAACGCCATGAAAGCCGCCGCAATCTACATGGATATTATTCTCTCGCAATTTCCCGCGGATGTACGTGCCGCGAACACGAATTTCAAAACATTTGAATATATTGCCGCTGGCTACAATGGCGGATATGGCCGCGTCAGAAGAGCGATCCAGATTTGGGAAGACCAAATCAATGGCGTATTGAAGCCGCATGAAATTCTTCGACGTGCCCGCTTGCAGCCGGAAACGATCGATTATGTAAAGAAGCTTCGCAATGCTCTGCCGGTCCTTCGCCAGGATCGCCTTGTCCGCATGTCGACCGCGCCTGTCATAACTCCGTAA
- the murA gene encoding UDP-N-acetylglucosamine 1-carboxyvinyltransferase, translated as MKMHIQGGRRLTGRIHILGAKNAIGPLAAASLLLKGKVRFKNVPKLTDLLQLLEIIRDMGAKVDWTGEHELTIDTTNIDPAKLDKKKMKRMRFSILLLGPMLARFKKITVNEPGGCSIGNRPIDTHLFALSSLGAKIETDDADGMLYMQAKELRGAYIALPEFSVTATENLIMAAVMAEGHTSIRLAASEPHVQDLCRFLVKCGAKIKGIGSHDIEIDGVKSLKAPTTAWPVVPDMLEIGTFAVAAALTKGDIEMSPVVPEHLDAIRNALTRVGVRHDIDGDTFRVQGIGRMDSFKLQTMIYPGFPTDLQAIFGLLATQCHGTTLLHDPMFESRMGYINELTKMGANAIIADPHRAIVTGPTPLRGTEIRSLDLRAGATMVLAGLAAQGETIIHDAEMVYRGYEDLDGRLRELGADITRINE; from the coding sequence ATGAAGATGCACATCCAGGGCGGCCGTCGTTTGACGGGCCGTATCCATATCTTGGGCGCCAAAAACGCCATCGGGCCTTTGGCCGCCGCTTCCTTGCTTCTCAAGGGAAAAGTTCGATTCAAGAACGTGCCAAAACTCACGGATCTTTTGCAATTGCTAGAAATCATCCGCGACATGGGCGCTAAGGTCGATTGGACAGGGGAGCATGAGCTCACGATCGACACGACCAACATCGATCCCGCCAAGCTCGACAAGAAAAAAATGAAGCGCATGCGCTTCTCGATTCTCTTGCTCGGTCCGATGCTCGCGCGTTTCAAGAAGATCACCGTCAATGAACCAGGCGGCTGCTCCATCGGCAATCGCCCGATCGACACGCACTTGTTTGCGCTCTCATCGCTTGGAGCCAAGATCGAGACAGACGACGCCGACGGCATGCTCTACATGCAGGCCAAGGAATTGCGCGGCGCGTACATCGCGCTTCCGGAATTCTCGGTTACAGCCACGGAAAACCTGATCATGGCTGCGGTCATGGCAGAGGGCCACACATCGATCCGTCTCGCCGCTTCCGAGCCGCATGTTCAGGATCTTTGCCGTTTCCTCGTAAAATGCGGCGCCAAAATCAAAGGCATCGGTTCGCATGACATTGAAATTGACGGTGTAAAATCGCTGAAAGCACCAACAACAGCCTGGCCCGTCGTTCCTGACATGCTCGAGATTGGAACCTTTGCCGTTGCTGCCGCTCTCACCAAGGGCGACATTGAAATGTCGCCAGTTGTTCCTGAGCACCTCGATGCCATCCGCAACGCGCTCACTCGCGTCGGCGTCCGTCACGATATCGACGGCGATACGTTCCGAGTACAAGGAATCGGCCGCATGGACTCGTTCAAACTTCAAACAATGATCTATCCCGGCTTCCCGACAGATCTTCAAGCCATCTTTGGTCTTCTTGCAACGCAATGCCACGGCACAACGCTTTTGCATGATCCGATGTTTGAGTCGCGCATGGGCTATATCAATGAGCTGACCAAGATGGGTGCCAACGCCATCATCGCCGATCCGCATCGCGCGATCGTCACCGGTCCGACACCGCTCCGAGGAACAGAAATTCGTTCTCTCGATTTGCGCGCCGGAGCAACCATGGTGCTCGCCGGACTTGCCGCACAAGGCGAGACCATCATCCACGATGCCGAGATGGTGTATCGCGGCTACGAGGATCTGGATGGACGTCTCCGTGAATTAGGCGCCGATATTACGCGTATTAATGAATAA
- a CDS encoding NUDIX domain-containing protein: MEIFFIKDPYQRWTFPKGRREAGENLTQTAIREVKEETGLDGLRVISPVGQSKFSFRRNGVVIDRSVLFFLFEAPLTAKEKLTGEGGIWEGKWVRAHQVFDANGYRNLDRLLSKALRIISYEERKTRGFSAKNPSSFGATPQIQSRPQQRPPQNNPQPFRSRRPRIIT; encoded by the coding sequence GTGGAGATTTTCTTTATCAAAGATCCGTATCAGCGCTGGACCTTTCCCAAAGGTCGACGCGAAGCCGGAGAAAATCTCACCCAAACCGCCATCCGTGAAGTAAAAGAAGAAACCGGTCTCGATGGCCTGCGCGTCATCTCGCCAGTAGGTCAAAGTAAATTCAGCTTCCGCCGCAACGGCGTCGTCATCGACCGCTCGGTGTTATTTTTCTTGTTTGAAGCTCCGCTGACGGCCAAAGAAAAACTCACGGGTGAAGGCGGTATCTGGGAAGGGAAGTGGGTGCGCGCGCATCAGGTCTTCGACGCCAACGGCTATCGCAACCTCGATCGCTTGCTTTCCAAAGCCCTGCGCATCATCTCGTACGAAGAGCGCAAGACGCGCGGATTTTCTGCGAAAAATCCATCCAGTTTTGGCGCTACTCCGCAGATCCAATCACGCCCGCAGCAACGTCCTCCGCAAAACAATCCACAGCCCTTCCGATCCCGCCGTCCGAGAATCATTACGTAG
- a CDS encoding S41 family peptidase yields the protein MDNETVYRPQNNEKSQRAVLVFLMVGLVIGILVGRGWTRAESPSSQVSGSSSSTTSGFVLGQGQNPPPNIEAQDVEFRLFWEAWQLLKDKYYLSPDVQDKQMFYGAMKGLADSVGDPYTTFFEPKGAEAFQQALSGKFSGIGAEIGLREGIITVVAPLPDTPAERAGIKAGDFIAKIDGTETNGFSVEQAVSKIRGDKGTKVVLTIVRTNDKNKTEPFDLTITRDEIQVKSVRLKWVEGQPGIAHLEITNFNTDTVDGLNKAIDDMLAKDVKGIILDLRNNPGGFLDTAAYMAGEWVGNQIVVKERRQGQIVEQLPGTGRNRLAGIPTVVLVNEGSASASEIVSGALQDYKAATIVGKKTFGKGSVQDYTNLKDGSAIKITIAEWLTPQERTINKTGLEPDISIDRTPEDYEKLLDPQLDRAVGILNGSATGSAPGVPTSTGR from the coding sequence ATGGACAATGAAACGGTGTATCGCCCGCAAAATAACGAGAAAAGCCAGCGCGCCGTTCTCGTCTTTTTAATGGTTGGTCTCGTAATCGGCATATTGGTCGGCCGCGGCTGGACGCGCGCAGAATCACCGAGCTCGCAAGTCAGTGGAAGCTCCTCCAGCACGACGAGCGGCTTTGTTCTTGGCCAGGGCCAAAACCCGCCGCCAAATATCGAGGCTCAAGATGTCGAGTTCCGCTTGTTTTGGGAAGCGTGGCAATTGTTGAAAGATAAGTATTATTTATCGCCAGATGTTCAGGACAAACAAATGTTCTACGGTGCCATGAAAGGCTTGGCCGATTCCGTCGGCGATCCGTACACAACCTTTTTTGAACCAAAGGGCGCAGAAGCATTCCAGCAAGCGCTTTCCGGAAAATTCTCCGGCATCGGTGCCGAGATCGGTTTGCGCGAGGGCATCATTACGGTCGTCGCGCCATTGCCTGATACGCCGGCAGAACGCGCTGGTATCAAGGCAGGAGACTTCATCGCAAAAATCGATGGTACGGAAACAAACGGCTTCTCGGTAGAGCAAGCCGTCAGCAAAATCCGTGGCGATAAAGGCACCAAGGTCGTGCTCACGATTGTTCGCACCAATGACAAGAACAAAACCGAGCCATTTGATCTCACGATCACTCGCGATGAAATCCAAGTGAAGAGTGTTCGTCTCAAGTGGGTCGAGGGTCAGCCGGGCATCGCGCATCTGGAAATCACAAATTTCAACACCGACACCGTCGACGGTCTGAACAAAGCCATCGATGACATGCTCGCCAAGGACGTGAAGGGCATCATCCTCGACTTGCGCAACAACCCAGGCGGCTTCCTCGACACAGCGGCTTACATGGCAGGCGAGTGGGTCGGTAATCAGATCGTCGTAAAGGAACGTCGGCAAGGACAAATCGTCGAGCAATTGCCAGGCACGGGCCGCAACCGTCTCGCCGGCATCCCGACCGTCGTCCTCGTGAACGAGGGTTCAGCTTCCGCCTCAGAAATCGTGTCCGGCGCATTGCAGGACTACAAAGCGGCAACCATCGTCGGCAAGAAAACCTTCGGCAAAGGCTCGGTACAGGACTACACCAACTTGAAAGACGGTTCCGCCATCAAGATCACCATCGCCGAGTGGCTCACCCCGCAAGAACGCACGATCAACAAGACAGGACTTGAGCCGGACATCTCCATCGACCGCACCCCCGAAGATTATGAAAAACTCCTCGACCCCCAACTCGACCGCGCCGTCGGCATCCTCAATGGGTCCGCGACCGGATCGGCGCCAGGGGTCCCAACGTCAACAGGGCGGTAA
- a CDS encoding PEGA domain-containing protein → MPRSVYEPPFHRRIAPVIFALIFLISAPILIFYTSGYRFNPNKVTIERNGTLIVDSVPRGATVFLNDQDIRDATAATLQNLAPGPYKIRVTRNAYLPWEKTLDVRAEQVTFANSIHLWFSAPATLMRQGFYSRITASADGDTIAALDASSTEMLFLTTDNRLISRVRAPESDLIAQAPIRWSLNGTSLLMGGTNVGEEAWWTAPDALSRESGVLPPGQFFWNANELTGYDGERQYTLNPRLRTLTSERLPASQLGALDGLTLEVNTSTGFLNLRSRSILHQLFQLPRGDWQFADQQGAYTLLKDGNRWLAVRIRVDGNRAEEVTGDWPRWLPSSEIPTALFLNQNEIWTWELGSAPVLIARQSEPFVQVAWHPDGQTIFVAGKNELYALELDDRGGRQKTSLASFDMIYDMTYADGSIFLNAEMGGVRGMYRRIVD, encoded by the coding sequence ATGCCAAGATCGGTATATGAGCCTCCTTTCCACAGGCGTATTGCGCCCGTGATTTTTGCGTTGATTTTCCTGATCAGCGCGCCGATTTTGATTTTTTATACTTCCGGCTATCGATTTAATCCAAACAAAGTCACTATCGAGAGAAATGGAACATTGATTGTAGACTCGGTGCCTCGGGGAGCAACGGTTTTTTTGAATGATCAGGATATTCGGGACGCGACGGCGGCAACGCTCCAGAACTTGGCGCCGGGGCCGTACAAAATCCGCGTGACGAGAAATGCGTATCTACCATGGGAGAAGACGCTTGATGTGCGTGCCGAACAAGTCACTTTTGCCAATAGCATCCATCTCTGGTTCTCGGCGCCAGCGACATTAATGCGCCAAGGCTTCTATAGCCGCATCACCGCTAGCGCTGATGGCGATACGATTGCCGCACTAGATGCGAGCTCGACCGAAATGCTCTTTCTTACAACAGACAATCGATTGATCTCGCGCGTACGTGCGCCTGAATCGGATTTGATTGCGCAAGCGCCGATTCGCTGGAGCTTGAATGGAACATCGCTTTTGATGGGTGGAACAAATGTAGGCGAGGAAGCTTGGTGGACAGCGCCGGATGCTCTTTCACGAGAAAGCGGCGTCCTGCCTCCAGGACAATTCTTCTGGAACGCCAATGAACTCACAGGCTATGACGGAGAACGACAATACACACTCAATCCCCGCTTGCGAACTCTCACGAGCGAACGCTTGCCCGCTTCACAGCTTGGCGCTTTGGATGGATTGACGCTGGAGGTGAATACATCGACCGGATTTTTGAATTTGCGCTCGCGATCGATCTTGCATCAATTATTCCAGCTTCCGCGCGGTGATTGGCAGTTTGCGGATCAACAAGGTGCGTATACGCTTTTGAAAGATGGGAATCGCTGGTTGGCGGTGCGTATCCGTGTCGATGGAAATCGCGCAGAAGAAGTAACGGGCGATTGGCCGCGCTGGCTCCCCTCCTCGGAAATTCCGACGGCGCTGTTTTTGAATCAGAATGAGATTTGGACTTGGGAACTTGGGAGCGCGCCCGTGCTGATTGCGCGTCAAAGCGAACCGTTTGTACAGGTCGCTTGGCATCCGGATGGACAGACGATTTTTGTCGCAGGCAAGAATGAGTTGTATGCGCTTGAACTTGATGATCGCGGCGGACGACAAAAGACTTCACTTGCCAGCTTCGACATGATTTACGACATGACGTATGCGGATGGGTCGATCTTTCTCAATGCGGAGATGGGTGGCGTGAGAGGGATGTATCGCAGAATTGTTGATTAA
- a CDS encoding RNA methyltransferase → MTPERKKKIEQVMSHRQSTLAVVLENVDDPHNVGAILRSCDAFGVGEVHLLYTINKPPRNRDLKSKSAASAAKWLKITKWDSVAKLAAYLKRKKFAIAVTRLSDKSVDPASVDLKKPVAIVIGNEKDGVSEALAKKATINLKIPMVGFIQSFNVSVAAALLLYEASRQRQKKTPPGRAKLGRVVGRK, encoded by the coding sequence ATGACGCCGGAACGTAAGAAAAAAATTGAACAGGTTATGTCCCATCGCCAATCAACATTGGCGGTGGTTTTGGAAAACGTCGATGATCCGCATAATGTCGGCGCGATTTTGCGTTCATGTGATGCCTTCGGCGTCGGAGAAGTGCATTTGCTTTACACGATCAACAAGCCGCCAAGAAACCGCGATTTAAAATCCAAGTCCGCTGCTTCTGCGGCAAAGTGGTTAAAAATTACCAAATGGGATTCTGTCGCCAAACTCGCGGCCTATTTGAAAAGAAAAAAGTTCGCGATTGCCGTCACGCGTTTATCGGACAAATCGGTTGACCCGGCTTCCGTTGATCTCAAAAAACCAGTTGCTATCGTGATCGGAAATGAAAAAGATGGCGTAAGTGAAGCGCTCGCTAAAAAAGCGACGATCAATCTCAAAATTCCGATGGTGGGATTTATTCAGAGTTTTAACGTGTCTGTCGCCGCGGCGTTGCTGTTGTACGAGGCGTCTCGACAAAGACAAAAGAAAACACCACCCGGCAGAGCAAAGCTCGGACGAGTGGTGGGGAGGAAGTGA